The DNA sequence AGATAACTGTCTTCAAGTGGCTCGACCGCAGCCAGACGGTAGGCATCCTCGGTCGCCTCTTCCTGCATAATATCGATCGCGTCATCGTGTGTTACAATCCCGACCAGCTGGTTCTGGTTATCGACTACGGGAATCGCCACGAAGTCGAACTTCGCCATCTGTTGTGCCACAAATTCCTGGTCATCATCAACGCGTACCGAAATCACATCCCGGTTGATTAATTCAGACAGGGGACGCGTCGGACGGGCAAAGATCAGCTCCCGCAGCGAGACAATCCCCTGCAGTCTGCGGCCTTCATCGACCACATAAATGTAGGAGATGATTTCACTGTCTGGTGCCTGCTGCCTCAGTTTCTCCAGGGCCTGGGCCACGGTGATGTTCGCGGGCAAATACGCATACTCGGTCGTCATGATCGCGCCGGCACTGTCTTCCGGATAGGAGAGCAGCTTGCGAATATCACTCCGTTCGGCCTGGGCAATCAGTGGCAGCAGTTCTTCGACGTGTTCTTCGTCCATTCGCGAGAGCAGGTCGACACGGTCGTCGGGCGCCATCTCCTCAATCAGCTTGGACAGCGGTCCCCGATCAATGACCGCTACGATTTCAATCTGCTGAGGCAGTGACAGGAACTGGAAGATCTCAGCCTGCTTCTGAGAATCACAACAGGAGATGACCCGCCAGACTTCCCGGCTGTCCAGCTCGGCCAGAATTTCGGCAGTCACAGCCGGATAGAGGGCTTCACAGAACTCCCTGATGCCTGCGTTATCATTTTCATCCAGCATCACCTGGAGCTCAGGTAGCAATAACCGCCCATACATGCTGAACGCTCCTTTTGATTGTGATGTTGATCAGACGCCCGCACCGGCTACGAAGATGATCCGCGACAGGATGAGAGCGCCTGCCTGTCTACCGGCCGGTCCATTTTCTGTAAAAAAACACCCTAACCGGAGAACGCCAGTCAGGGTGTTGATGACTTCTAACAGGCAAGTAATTGGAACGTTGCCTGGTTGCTCGCAGGTCGCTTACCGTTTTGAGAACTGGAAGCTTTTGCGGGC is a window from the Gimesia benthica genome containing:
- the mgtE gene encoding magnesium transporter; this translates as MYGRLLLPELQVMLDENDNAGIREFCEALYPAVTAEILAELDSREVWRVISCCDSQKQAEIFQFLSLPQQIEIVAVIDRGPLSKLIEEMAPDDRVDLLSRMDEEHVEELLPLIAQAERSDIRKLLSYPEDSAGAIMTTEYAYLPANITVAQALEKLRQQAPDSEIISYIYVVDEGRRLQGIVSLRELIFARPTRPLSELINRDVISVRVDDDQEFVAQQMAKFDFVAIPVVDNQNQLVGIVTHDDAIDIMQEEATEDAYRLAAVEPLEDSYLSTSLVTVIRKRIGWLIFLLVPSFLAAKVLEHYEAVSDKFEWLVLFIPLILASGGNAGSQSATLIIRAMALESNIQREELNALLMKEFKLGLLLGSMLSLISFGISWAFTGALMQATVVGLAVFLVVLMGISAGGMLPMGFRKLGMDPALMSNPFITALVDILGLIIYFQVAMYIVS